From Penicillium psychrofluorescens genome assembly, chromosome: 1, one genomic window encodes:
- a CDS encoding uncharacterized protein (ID:PFLUO_001707-T1.cds;~source:funannotate), giving the protein MPQSSPHSSKRTHKSSAKKSHPTTPESNTMRHSDQSPKGANQSKKAGNARSAGRAVAQRKRRASSTSVSSVSSVSSLEELSEEADESEDDADDEEDRPLARAPSYGRSQGKTHKAGRQPTQNKRRRVLDEKFDDHISSDPGESDDSSDDIYAGVDYITDGDDEEQDVEKLEEMMIMESENHHRILPTSDIGHEGIDWVNSGTFEDQMILPTASFFDEEHLYSAMDTFGETDMASEAVDTPMPRRVHFEERSDSSSDSDSHTDDEIPSDFLQQDSLDPQLRRMIESDNEAHRSHRRQSEEMFGDADYGHGNIYHVESNGGSSEGSLSGYETDDGDTTDEDLPPPATITHPRSLLRRDSADSLIAAGDDQCDSLPRRRGPIMGTFIADPHKPVALVDCTGKHLVIIPAYASSRHDWLDSAANSMPGTANNSPRQTTLHLVDESDTDALASPNQTDFSPMLASSANLMMTALGNDLTPGGQVMGPPEAFYPSQDLTIDSSFEEDDEDDPEASLNVDDFIDFGNDSSDEDEDEEMDKPFDDETLISPMAPPSLRNMGTPTPTRHSESQQANNAEQFLNHLDKGIVTAFRRNHNRYQTLLRLPQHREFMPANSPSRPASVFRHAKHADQRTPTRKRKAIGYAGGEAVRRKLMDAQRRTQLPL; this is encoded by the exons ATGCCACAGTCAAGCCCTCACTCTTCAAAACGGACACACAAGAGCTCGGCTAAAAAGTCCcaccccaccacccccgaGTCGAACACCATGCGGCACTCCGACCAATCCCCCAAAGGTGCCAACCAGAGCAAAAAAGCGGGCAATGCCCGATCCGCCGGCCGTGCCGTGGCCcagagaaaacgaagagCGTCGTCGACCTCCGTATCGAGCGTATCGTCAGTCTCctccctggaggagctgagcgaagaagcagacgagTCGGAAGATGacgccgatgatgaagaagaccggccACTAGCGCGGGCCCCGTCTTATGGGCGTAGTCAAGGCAAAACCCATAAGGCGGGGCGTCAACCGACCCAGAACAAGCGGAGACGCGTCTTGGACGAGAAATTTGACGATCATATTAGCAGCGATCCCGGCGAGTCGGATGACAGCTCGGATGATATTTATGCGGGCGTCGACTACATCactgacggcgatgatgaagagcaggaCGTTGAGAAACTGGAagagatgatgattatgGAGTCTGAGAACCATCATCGCATCCTGCCGACATCTGATATCGGCCATGAAGGGATTGACTGGGTCAACTCGGGTACCTTTGAAGACCAGATGATCCTCCCCACAGCGTCGTTCTTTGATGAAGAACATCTGTACAGCGCCATGGATACATTTGGTGAAACCGACATGGCCAGCGAAGCGGTTGACACTCCCATGCCTCGACGTGTTCACTTCGAGGAGCGCTCGGATTCTTCGTCCGACAGCGACTCCCACACGGACGATGAAATCCCAAGCGATTTCCTGCAGCAGGACAGTTTGGATCCGCAGTTGCGTCGCATGATTGAAAGTGACAATGAGGCGCACCGCAGCCATCGTCGCCAGTCAGAAGAGATGTTTGGCGATGCCGACTATGGCCACGGAAATATCTATCATGTTGAATCCAATGGCGGCTCCTCCGAAGGGAGTCTCAGTGGTTATGAGA CCGACGATGGCGACACTACGGATGAAGACCTCCCGCCCCCGGCGACGATTACCCACCCTCGTTCCCTCCTTCGTCGGGACTCGGCTGATTCGCTGATCGCCGCGGGTGACGACCAGTGTGACAGTCTTCCACGCCGCCGTGGACCCATCATGGGAACGTTCATCGCCGACCCTCACAAGCCGGTGGCCCTGGTCGACTGCACTGGCAAGCATCTGGTGATCATTCCGGCCTATGCTTCATCCCGTCACGATTGGCTCGACTCTGCCGCGAACAGCATGCCGGGCACCGCCAACAACAGCCCGCGACAGACCACTTTACACTTGGTCGATGAGAGCGACACTGATGCACTCGCGTCCCCGAATCAAACCGACTTCAGTCCGATGCTGGCCTCCAGCGCCAATCTCATGATGACGGCCCTCGGCAACGATCTCACACCCGGCGGTCAAGTCATGGGTCCTCCGGAAGCTTTCTATCCCTCGCAGGACTTGACGATCGACAGTTccttcgaagaagatgacgaagatgaccCAGAGGCTTCTCTCAATGTTGATGATTTCATCGATTTCGGCAATGACTCTTcggacgaagatgaagatgaagaaatggACAAGCCATTTGACGATGAGACACTCATCTCGCCCATGGCCCCGCCTTCCCTTCGGAACATGGGCACACCAACCCCGACCCGCCACTCGGAGTCTCAGCAGGCCAATAATGCCGAGCAGttcctcaaccacctcgaCAAGGGCATTGTGACGGCCTTCCGTCGTAATCACAATCGGTACCAGACACTGCTGCGTCTGCCCCAGCACCGCGAGTTCATGCCCGCCAACTCGCCTTCCCGGCCTGCCAGCGTCTTTCGCCACGCCAAACACGCGGACCAGCGCACCCCGACCCGGAAACGCAAGGCAATCGGATACGCTGGTGGCGAGGCCGTGCGACGGAAGCTCATGGATGCTCAGCGTCGTACTCAGCTCCCGTTATAA
- a CDS encoding uncharacterized protein (ID:PFLUO_001706-T1.cds;~source:funannotate), translating into MFHTFESVEKSDPGTAERARKRAKRREGQPRAIPNACTSCRTRKIKCDGEQPCESCRWYHRSDECQYSEPRAPYSHPTMAQYRSVLRKIFPNVAPENIVNLPRERLPGLMDRNLLQAALNLTTQSQASPPASVSDATYSDPPSNEVENLESLQAMPEEFPDSNPAGSTASLMGAFSDEVNALSLLVRQPSSYLGVSSVQAVLKVITWLDPQCAFHFARTSSTERYERPSDWIHHMPLPPHPPPSLSELEMLNAYFLYFHPFAPMIDEQSFREIYRAGLRKDDHWLALLNIVLALGCIAATSASDQSHQSYFYRSMSHLSLRSLGTSNLESIQALGLIGGWYCHYISQPNMAYSLMGAALRMAVSLGLHREHTNSRQPAKDSAGPQTTDSNKAALTDLKRRVWWSLFCMDTWACVTLGRPSMGRSGPAITVKAPCVQDKENVLDILPLVENIRFTKIATEIQEALAAVPLVRSPEMSRGGAQLLQWWENLPPVLKDHEPCSEKISIVRTNMRWRYLNQLMLLYRPVLLNYAIRRAPYITLQAEECAAIEKCREAAEQTIESIAATNKMDPFICWNAVWMIFQATMVPLVGLFIHDSTASDQRASLESCKAQVETAMLTLSRMNPFAPTAKQSLNAISRIFEASKRRTDPYTPGHVESTDVLQTSDFAHTAETSDKEDGLEWLNIQIDNFDAQYPWDYMSWGDIGSGLTGVDAQLDLMAPAISDDELKQLMG; encoded by the exons ATGTTCCACACATTCGAAAGCGTGGAGAAGTCTGATCCAGGAACGGCTGAGAGGGCTCGCAAGCGTGCTAAACGTCGCGAAGGACAGCCGCGAGCAATTCCAAATGCATGCACCTCGTGCCGGACTCGGAAGATCAAATGTGACGGCGAGCAGCCGTGCGAGTCCTGTCGGTGGTATCACAGGTCTGATGAGTGCCAGTATTCAGAGCCGCGGGCGCCTTATAG CCATCCTACCATGGCCCAATATAGGAGCGtcctgcgcaagatcttTCCCAATGTGGCTCCAGAAAACATAGTCAACTTGCCGCGAGAACGACTACCAGGTCTCATGGACCGCAACCTCCTGCAAGCGGCGCTCAATTTGACGACGCAGTCCCAGGCATCACCCCCTGCCTCGGTCTCGGATGCCACATACAGTGATCCGCCGTCGAATGAAGTTGAGAATCTAGAGTCGCTTCAGGCCATGCCGGAAGAGTTTCCAGATAGCAATCCAGCAGGCTCCACAGCGTCTCTTATGGGAGCCTTCTCAGATGAGGTTAATGCTTTGTCACTCCTCGTCCGACAACCCTCGTCCTATCTTGGAGTTTCTTCCGTACAGGCTGTGCTGAAGGTTATCACTTGGCTTGACCCCCAATGCGCTTTCCACTTTGCACGTACATCATCCACTGAGAGGTACGAGCGGCCTTCAGACTGGATCCATCACATGCCGCTTCCACCACACCCTCCACCATCACTTTCGGAGCTTGAGATGCTCAATGCTTATTTCCTATACTTTCACCCATTTGCACCAATGATAGACGAGCAAAGCTTCCGCGAAATATACCGAGCCGGCCTTAGAAAGGATGACCACTGGCTAGCACTGCTGAATATTGTCCTGGCTCTTGGGTGCATTGCAGCCACTTCTGCGAGCGATCAGTCCCACCAGTCTTATTTCTATCGGTCTATGAGCCATCTCAGCCTTAGGTCCCTGGGTACTTCGAATCTTGAAAGTATCCAGGCTCTAGGGCTTATCGGTGGCTGGTACTGTCACTACATCAGCCAACCAAACATGGCATACTCCTTGATGGGCGCCGCTCTTCGGATGGCAGTATCTCTTGGACTACACAGAGAGCATACTAATAGCCGCCAGCCGGCGAAAGATTCTGCAGGACCCCAAACAACCGACTCCAACAAGGCGGCTTTAACGGATCTAAAACGCCGTGTCTGGTGGTCCCTTTTCTGCATGGACACTTGGGCGTGTGTGACCCTTGGAAGACCAAGTATGGGCCGATCAGGTCCGGCTATCACTGTAAAGGCGCCCTGCGTCCAAGATAAG GAAAACGTCTTGGACATTCTTCCACTAGTAGAAAACATCCGCTTTACGAAAATAGCTaccgagatccaggaggcACTGGCTGCTGTGCCACTAGTCAGGTCTCCGGAGATGTCGCGCGGCGGAGCCCAGCTGCTGCAGTGGTGGGAAAACTTGCCCCCAGTGCTGAAGGACCACGAACCATGCTCCGAGAAAATCAGTATCGTGCGCACAAACATGCGTTGGCGCTACTTGAATCAGCTCATGCTACTCTACCGTCCAGTACTCCTGAATTATGCGATCCGACGAGCCCCATATATCACACTGCAAGCTGAGGAGTGTGCGGCCATCGAGAAATGTCGAGAAGCTGCCGAGCAAACTATAGAAAGCATAGCTGCCACAAACAAAATGGACCCATTCATTTGCTGGAATGCCGTCTGGATGATCTTCCAGGCAACGATGGTTCCACTAGTTGGCCTGTTCATCCACGACTCGACCGCCAGTGATCAGCGCGCCTCTCTGGAGTCCTGCAAGGCCCAGGTCGAGACCGCCATGCTCACACTCTCTCGTATGAATCCTTTTGCGCCAACCGCCAAGCAGTCCCTAAATGCCATTTCTCGCATTTTTGAGGCCAGTAAGCGCCGGACAGATCCATATACCCCCGGACACGTCGAATCAACCGATGTCTTGCAAACATCTGATTTCGCTCACACTGCTGAGACTTCGGATAAAGAAGATGGGCTGGAGTGGCTGAATATTCAGATAGACAATTTTGATGCACAGTACCCGTGGGATTATATGAGCTGGGGGGATATAGGGTCTGGTCTGACTGGTGTCGACGCCCAATTAGACTTGATGGCACCTGCTATTTCGGATGATGAGTTGAAACAACTAATGGGTTGA